The proteins below come from a single Rosa rugosa chromosome 2, drRosRugo1.1, whole genome shotgun sequence genomic window:
- the LOC133729510 gene encoding nucleosome assembly protein 1;2-like — translation MRNDKDNVKVSDLGSSAVGKGELRPRFLNPVKHSYLLKILSLDARNRVEELMEIQEVHDRLKAEFYKERGALEDKYEKSYEPLYEQQYNITNGVIIDCESATANQEEKGVPNFWLFAFRGNDVLNDMIMDHDERVLKHLENVKWVRTDNLRGFKLEFYFRPNPFFKNSILTMTYHMIDDDDSIIEKVIGTEIQWHSKNCLEKDMTQHSRSFFNIFSPTEVHDKYKDLGLKYEMEQNYFIGLTIRDEIIPRAILWFTGEAALQQMTKITTEHSCFLDSLSPGVKKHVNILENIQSDHDELKKMFYKERANLEAKYQNLFQNLYDKRCDIVNGVVQAKKVSNDSETSINQEDITIQDIKAPEEKSVPNFWRHALVNHELLDAEITTPDGGALMYLKDIKCSRIDSPKGFKLEFFFNKNPFFKNSVLIKTYEFLDEDEAIVQKVTGLKIEWYPKNCLTSKVIKKPEKEINSVDIRPEQCESFFNFFDPLPIDEKAPKEHIDEMRRDLYIGLTIRDEIIPRAVLWYVGEGAQGKMSIDWGESEDEEGDEN, via the exons ATGAGGAACGACAAGGATAACGTCAAGGTTTCTGATCTTGGATCTTCTGCTG TTGGTAAAGGAGAGCTTCGACCACGCTTTCTTAATCCTGTCAAG CACTCCTATCTCCTCAAGATCCTTTCACTCGATGCCAGAAATCGCGTTGAGGAACTTATGGAGATTCAG GAAGTGCATGACCGATTAAAGGCAGAGTTTTACAAGGAGAGGGGAGCACTTGAAGACAAATATGAGAAATCATATGAACCTCTGTACGAACAG CAATACAATATCACAAATGGAGTCATTATTGATTGTGAATCTGCAACAGCAAATCAAGAGG AAAAGGGAGTGCCTAATTTTTGGCTCTTTGCTTTCAGAGGCAATGATGTGCTAAATGATATG ATCATGGACCATGACGAAAGAGTTCTCAAACATCTTGAAAACGTCAAGTGGGTCAGGACAGATAACCTTAGGGGTTTCAAACTCGAATTCTACTTTCGTCCCAACCCTTTCTTTAAGAACTCTATCTTGACCATGACATATCACATGATTGATGACGATGATTCCATTATAGAGAAAGTAATAGG GACGGAAATTCAGTGGCATTCAAAAAACTGCTTGGAGAAAGACATGACTCAACATTCTAGAAGTTTCTTCAACATTTTCAGTCCGACTGAAGTCCATGACAAGTATAAA GACCTAGGACTGAAATACGAGATGGAACAAAATTATTTCATTGG ACTAACCATTCGGGATGAGATAATTCCTCGTGCTATATTATGGTTTACGGGGGAGGCTGCGCTACAGCAGATGACAAAGATCACAACAGAGCATTCCTGTTTCCTTGATAGCCTATCCCCGGGTGTTAAAAAGCATGTTAATATTCTTGAAAACATTCAG AGCGACCATGATGAACTGAAGAAAATGTTTTACAAGGAAAGAGCAAACCTTGAAGCCAAGTATCAAAACTTGTTTCAGAATTTGTATGATAAG CGATGCGATATTGTGAATGGTGTTGTTCAAGCTAAAAAAGTGTCTAATGACTCCGAAACATCAATTAATCAAGAGGATATTACAATTCAAGATATCAAGGCTCCCGAAG AGAAAAGTGTACCTAACTTTTGGCGCCATGCTTTGGTAAACCATGAGTTGCTAGATGCGGAG ATTACGACTCCCGATGGAGGAGCTCTCATGTATCTTAAAGACATCAAGTGCTCAAGGATAGATAGTCCTAAGGGGTTTAAACTTGAGTTCTTCTTTAATAAAAATCCTTTCTTTAAAAACTCTGTCTTGATCAAGACATATGAATTTCTAGATGAAGATGAGGCCATTGTACAGAAAGTAACAGG GTTGAAGATCGAATGGTATCCCAAAAACTGCTTGACATCGAAGGTCATTAAGAAGCCTGAGAAGGAAATAAATAGTGTTGACATTAGACCGGAACAATGTGAAAGTTTCTTCAACTTTTTCGATCCACTTCCAATTGATGAAAAAGCT CCCAAGGAACACATAGACGAGATGAGGCGAGATCTTTACATTGG GTTAACCATTCGAGACGAGATCATTCCTCGTGCTGTTCTATGGTATGTAGGGGAGGGTGCGCAGGGAAAGATGTCCATCGATTGGGGAGAgtcagaagatgaagaaggtgATGAAAactag